A window of Rubrobacter calidifluminis genomic DNA:
GAGGCGGCGAGCTTGCACCCGTGGCCACCGGAGCGATCATCGCCGCGCTCGCCACGGCCCTCTTCTCCGTCAACGGCTACGACAGCACGCTCAACTTCTCCGAGGAGACGCGCGGGCCAGCGAGCCACATCGGGCGAGCCGTGGTCCTCGCCGCGCTCACCGGCATACTGCTTGAGATCGTACCGTTCACGGCCGACCTGTTCGGGGCTCAGAATCTCAAGGCCTACCTGGCCAGCAGCACCCCCCTGACTGATCTCGTCGCGCACACCTGGGGATCTGCTCTCGCGAAGGTGATGATCGTCGGGGCGCTGTTTGCCCTCTTCAACGCCGTTCTGGCAATCACACTGCAGTTTGCCCGCATCGTATGGTCGAGCGCGCGGGATCAGGCCTGGCCACAGCCGGTAAACGAAATACTCGGACGGGTACACCCGCGCTACCACTCCCCCTGGGTGGCGACGCTCATCATGGGCACCGTAGCAACCGTGCTCTGTTTCGCAGCCAGCCTGGTGACGGCCGTAACCTTCACGGCCGTGCTCATAGTCACGATGTACGGGCTCGTAGCCATCTCCGCGCTGGTGAGCAGGGTCCGCGATCGGCGCCTGAGGAGGCCATCAAAGATGTGGTTCTGGCCGGCACCCCCGATCATCGCGCTCGCCGGCGTGGTCATCGCCCTGACCCAGCAGAAGCCAGGCGACCTCCTCGTGTTGCTGGCGCTGTTCGTGGTTGGGCTGGGTTACTACGCGGTGTATCTTCGCCGCCGCCCGCAACGGTGGGTGCCCCACGTTGATGAAGAGATTCTGGAACCCCAGGCAGCGCAGAGTCTGGAGGAGGGATAGAGATGAGCACCGACAAGCCGCCCGCCCCACGAGGGCGGGTACGAGACTTCGGGGTTGGGGTGGGATACCTCAAGCCCGGGCCCCAAAATGCCATCACTGATGTGGCAGGGGTCAGAGTCGGTCACAGTACGGTTTGGAGGGAAGACCCGTGCATACGCACCGGGGTCACCGCCATATGGCCCCACGAAGGAAACCCTTTCAGAGAACGTGTATACGCAGCGACGAGCGTGTTCAACGGTTACGGAATCCTCACCTCGGACATCGTGGTGGAGGAGTGGGGGATGCTGGGATCCCCAATCATATTGTGCGACACCCGACACGTCGGGGTATGCTACGAAGCCGCCGTCTCGTACATGAGCCGGATCGACGATGCGGTCGGAGTCGATGATGTATTGATGCCCGTCGTGGCCGAGTGTGACGACGGCTATCTCAACGACAACCGCGTTCTCGGCCTGCGGGATAAGGACGTCCACCAGGCGTTGGAAGAGGCAACATCCGGCCCGGTTGGGGAGGGAGCCGTAGGCGCCGGGACGGGAACCCAGCAGTTCGACTTCAAGGGTGGGATAGGCACCGCCTCGAGGGTGATCGAGATAGGAGGCAGAGAGTACACCATCGGCGTACTCCTCAACACGAACTACGGCAGCAGGCACCAGCTCCAGATCGCGGGGACACCGGTCGGGATGACCCTGCACCGGGGGATGCCTCGAGAGCACAGGGAGGGCTCGTGCATCGGGGTCGTCGCCACAGATCTTCCGCTGCACCCGAGGCAGCTAAAGCGGCTCGCCCGCAGGGTGGACGCCGGGCTCATAAGGACCGGAAGCGTGGGCAACGACGGCTCCGGGGAGATATTCATCGCCTTCACGACGGCTCACCGCGTACCGCGCAGAACCACCTCCGGAACGATCAATATCGACGTCCTCGTCGAGGGCCAGTTCTGGACTCACGGCTCTCCGATGGATCTCGTCTTCGAGGCCGTGACGGAGGCGACCGAGGAAGCAGCCCTGAACGCCCTCTTCCAGGCTGACACGGTTCGGGGACGGGACGGGCACGTCCTGGAAGGTTTCCCGATAGACGAGGGGGTTCGGGCGCTGACGGCGACGGGGAGGAGTTGAGCTCATGGGCCGGTACGTTCCCCACGACTCTCTCGAGAGTCCGCGCTTCTCCGGGGTGAGGACGTTCATGAGGCTGCCCAACGCCCGTGACCTGCCGAACAGCGACGCGGTGGTCGTCGGCATCCCGTTCGATACGGGGGCGTCGTTCCGTGCGGGGGCCCGCTTCGGGCCGGAGGGAATAAGGAGCGCCTCGCACCTTCTGCGTCCCTACAATCCCCTGCAAGGAATCGGGATCTTCGACCACATCTCGGTTACGGACTTTGGGGACATACCCATCGTACCCGGGTACATAGAGGAGAGCTACGAGGCGATCCGTAGGGAGCTTGAGGTCATACATCGTGCGGGTGTGGTCCCCATCGCACTCGGTGGCGACCACTCGATAGCCCTTCCCGAGTTGCGGGCCGCGGCGGCGATACACGGTCCGCTCGCGATCGTGCAGTTCGACTCGCACGCGGATACCTGGGATTCCTACTTCGGTAAGAGGTACAACCACGGCACTGTGTTCAGGAGGGCTGTGGAGGAGGGAGTGCTGTCCCCCCAACAGTCGGTTCAGGTCGGGATGAGGGGTTCCCTGTACGGGGCCTCGGACCTGGAGGAGTCGAGGAGGCTCGGGTTCGAGGTCATGAGCACCCAGACGGTCCGGAGGCTCGGGCCGGAAGAGACGGTCGCCCGCATCCGCGAGCGGGTGGGAGAATCAAAGGTCTTCGTCTCCTTCGACGTCGACTTCGTCGATCCCGCCTATGCCCCTGGCACCGGCACGCCTGAGGTCGGCGGGTTCACGAGCGCGGAAGCCCTCGAGTTGCT
This region includes:
- a CDS encoding P1 family peptidase is translated as MSTDKPPAPRGRVRDFGVGVGYLKPGPQNAITDVAGVRVGHSTVWREDPCIRTGVTAIWPHEGNPFRERVYAATSVFNGYGILTSDIVVEEWGMLGSPIILCDTRHVGVCYEAAVSYMSRIDDAVGVDDVLMPVVAECDDGYLNDNRVLGLRDKDVHQALEEATSGPVGEGAVGAGTGTQQFDFKGGIGTASRVIEIGGREYTIGVLLNTNYGSRHQLQIAGTPVGMTLHRGMPREHREGSCIGVVATDLPLHPRQLKRLARRVDAGLIRTGSVGNDGSGEIFIAFTTAHRVPRRTTSGTINIDVLVEGQFWTHGSPMDLVFEAVTEATEEAALNALFQADTVRGRDGHVLEGFPIDEGVRALTATGRS
- a CDS encoding APC family permease, encoding MSEGLPPERVDTTGELDRALSLGGLLALAVSDITPMASLLVIAPVVLGLAGTAGFWAYLIGCFIAINVAACMGELGSIYPVAGGQYSIVHRVLGGPLGFVALLDYLVQAVFLPASIVLGFGTYLHSLNHLFPVGLSSAVVMAIVTIVAVLRIRVNAVLVGIFLAIEVTVLAILTLDGLTHLNQPLSIIFQPVAARGGELAPVATGAIIAALATALFSVNGYDSTLNFSEETRGPASHIGRAVVLAALTGILLEIVPFTADLFGAQNLKAYLASSTPLTDLVAHTWGSALAKVMIVGALFALFNAVLAITLQFARIVWSSARDQAWPQPVNEILGRVHPRYHSPWVATLIMGTVATVLCFAASLVTAVTFTAVLIVTMYGLVAISALVSRVRDRRLRRPSKMWFWPAPPIIALAGVVIALTQQKPGDLLVLLALFVVGLGYYAVYLRRRPQRWVPHVDEEILEPQAAQSLEEG
- the speB gene encoding agmatinase; translation: MGRYVPHDSLESPRFSGVRTFMRLPNARDLPNSDAVVVGIPFDTGASFRAGARFGPEGIRSASHLLRPYNPLQGIGIFDHISVTDFGDIPIVPGYIEESYEAIRRELEVIHRAGVVPIALGGDHSIALPELRAAAAIHGPLAIVQFDSHADTWDSYFGKRYNHGTVFRRAVEEGVLSPQQSVQVGMRGSLYGASDLEESRRLGFEVMSTQTVRRLGPEETVARIRERVGESKVFVSFDVDFVDPAYAPGTGTPEVGGFTSAEALELLGGLSGIDLIGGDVVEVYPQYDGPAQITSLLAATVAFELLSLLASVKKANVEQSGGTEDGLDH